One genomic region from Listeria monocytogenes encodes:
- the rlmD gene encoding 23S rRNA (uracil(1939)-C(5))-methyltransferase RlmD: MNQNPVEEGQKFPLTIRRMGINGEGIGYFKKAVVFVPGAITGEEVVVEAVKVRDRFTEAKLNKIRKKSPNRVTAPCPVYEACGGCQLQHVAYSAQLELKRDIVIQSIEKHTKIDPTKLKIRPTIGMEDPWRYRNKSQFQTRMVGSGQVETGLFGANSHQLVPIEDCIVQQPVTIKVTNFVRDLLEKYGVPIYDEKAGSGIVRTIVVRTGVKTGETQLVFITNSKKLPKKREMLAEIEAALPEVTSIMQNVNQAKSSLIFGDETFLLAGKESIEEKLMELEFDLSARAFFQLNPFQTERLYQEVEKALVLTGSETLVDAYCGVGTIGQAFAGKVKEVRGMDIIPESIEDAKRNAEKNGIENVYYEVGKAEDVLPKWVKEGFRPDAVIVDPPRSGCDQGLIKSLLDVEAKQLVYVSCNPSTLARDLALLAKKYRIRYMQPVDMFPQTAHVETVVLLQLKDK; this comes from the coding sequence ATGAATCAAAATCCAGTAGAAGAAGGACAAAAATTCCCGCTAACTATTCGGCGCATGGGAATCAACGGGGAAGGAATTGGCTACTTTAAGAAAGCAGTTGTATTTGTACCTGGCGCAATTACCGGTGAAGAGGTAGTTGTTGAAGCGGTCAAAGTTCGCGATCGTTTCACCGAGGCAAAATTAAATAAAATCCGTAAAAAATCTCCAAACCGAGTTACCGCACCTTGCCCAGTGTACGAGGCGTGTGGTGGTTGCCAGTTGCAACATGTGGCCTATAGCGCCCAACTTGAACTAAAAAGAGATATTGTTATTCAATCAATCGAAAAACATACAAAAATCGATCCAACAAAATTAAAAATCCGCCCAACAATCGGAATGGAAGACCCGTGGCGTTACCGTAATAAAAGTCAATTTCAAACAAGAATGGTAGGCAGTGGTCAAGTTGAAACAGGACTTTTCGGAGCCAATTCTCACCAACTTGTTCCGATTGAAGACTGTATCGTTCAACAACCCGTTACCATTAAAGTAACGAATTTTGTTCGCGACTTACTAGAAAAATACGGCGTGCCAATTTATGATGAAAAAGCTGGCAGTGGCATCGTGCGGACAATCGTCGTTCGTACTGGAGTAAAAACCGGCGAAACACAACTCGTTTTCATTACGAATAGTAAAAAGTTACCTAAAAAACGCGAAATGCTTGCAGAAATCGAAGCAGCTCTTCCAGAAGTCACTTCGATTATGCAAAACGTGAATCAAGCAAAATCCTCACTTATTTTCGGTGACGAAACGTTCCTTTTAGCAGGAAAAGAAAGCATTGAAGAAAAATTAATGGAACTCGAATTCGATTTATCCGCGCGTGCCTTTTTCCAATTAAACCCGTTCCAAACAGAGCGGCTCTACCAAGAAGTCGAAAAAGCACTCGTACTAACAGGCAGTGAAACATTAGTCGACGCTTATTGCGGTGTTGGAACAATCGGCCAAGCCTTTGCAGGAAAAGTAAAAGAAGTCCGCGGCATGGATATTATTCCAGAATCCATTGAAGACGCCAAACGAAACGCGGAGAAAAATGGCATCGAAAATGTTTATTATGAGGTAGGAAAAGCAGAAGACGTATTACCTAAATGGGTGAAAGAAGGTTTCCGCCCAGATGCAGTAATCGTTGACCCACCAAGAAGCGGCTGTGACCAAGGCCTAATAAAATCATTACTAGATGTGGAAGCAAAACAACTTGTTTACGTATCATGTAATCCATCCACATTAGCTCGTGACTTGGCTTTACTCGCGAAAAAATACCGCATTCGCTATATGCAACCAGTCGATATGTTCCCGCAAACAGCTCATGTAGAGACCGTAGTACTTTTGCAGTTAAAAGATAAATAA
- a CDS encoding OsmC family protein yields the protein MTKPLKLVYTENGFDTGNFLIDDKMTDYSPADLMLMSIASCSAIVFRNILKKKRVEFTDLWVDATMERIPEEENRISAIHLHFKITGPILDPKALEKALKLTPKYCSMVRSVEKSILVDESLEIMP from the coding sequence ATGACAAAACCATTAAAGCTAGTCTATACCGAAAATGGGTTTGATACAGGAAATTTTTTGATCGATGACAAAATGACCGATTATTCACCAGCGGATTTGATGTTGATGTCTATTGCCAGTTGTAGCGCCATTGTTTTTCGTAACATTTTAAAGAAAAAAAGAGTGGAATTCACCGATTTATGGGTAGATGCCACAATGGAACGCATCCCGGAAGAAGAAAATCGTATAAGCGCGATACATCTTCATTTTAAAATAACAGGACCTATCTTGGACCCTAAAGCACTTGAAAAAGCACTAAAACTAACGCCAAAATACTGTTCGATGGTTCGTTCTGTCGAAAAAAGCATCCTTGTCGATGAAAGTCTTGAAATCATGCCATAA
- a CDS encoding deoxynucleoside kinase has translation MEGVENKVIVLAGMIGAGKSSYTELIANKLGTKAFYESIKDNRILEMFYDDPKRWAFALQIYFLNTRFRSIKAALTDQNNVLDRSIYEDALFTQINFEEGNISEPEMDTYLDLLDNMMEELAYMPKKAPDLLIYLRGSLDTVLSRIALRGRPYEQIDDNPGLLEYYKHLHSRYDSWFASYDKSETLVINIDEIDINKPNDADYVMQLIHEKLKR, from the coding sequence ATGGAAGGAGTAGAAAATAAAGTGATTGTTTTAGCAGGAATGATTGGCGCTGGGAAAAGTAGTTATACAGAGCTAATTGCAAATAAACTTGGAACAAAGGCATTTTATGAAAGCATTAAGGATAATCGCATCCTTGAAATGTTTTATGACGACCCAAAAAGATGGGCTTTTGCCTTACAAATATATTTTTTAAATACCCGCTTTCGTAGTATTAAAGCTGCATTAACGGATCAAAATAATGTGCTTGATCGAAGCATTTATGAGGATGCACTTTTTACACAAATTAATTTTGAAGAAGGTAACATTTCCGAGCCTGAGATGGATACATACCTTGATTTACTCGACAATATGATGGAAGAACTTGCATATATGCCTAAAAAAGCACCGGATTTGTTGATTTATTTGCGTGGAAGTTTAGACACTGTATTGAGCCGAATTGCTCTTCGTGGTCGTCCTTATGAACAAATTGACGATAATCCAGGTCTACTTGAATATTACAAGCACTTGCATAGTCGTTATGACAGTTGGTTCGCATCCTATGATAAAAGCGAAACCCTTGTTATTAATATTGACGAAATTGATATTAATAAACCAAATGACGCAGATTATGTCATGCAACTCATTCATGAAAAATTAAAACGCTAA
- a CDS encoding YihY/virulence factor BrkB family protein, with translation MWKKVVKYVKQNGIVQVGQAVSARVGRNDVSGNAAQLAYYMLFSIFPMLLIAATLLAYLHIDKDSVFNMIKEFAPDQIMDFLEENLNNLLTQKNGGLLSIGIIATLWSASNGMNAVMKSLNKAYGVTNKRNYVVQRLLSMFFTLAMLATVGATLLLLVFGQQIGMFLINHLNFSEDFLSFWNNLRWTVTLIVIFVVFTFLYWVAPNRRSTLISVLPGALFSTIGWTVASLGFAYYVNNFGNYSATYGSIGVIIILMLWFYLTGIILMIGGELNATLAIRKKKKELGEIN, from the coding sequence GTGTGGAAAAAAGTAGTAAAATATGTTAAACAAAACGGGATTGTTCAAGTCGGCCAAGCAGTAAGTGCTAGAGTAGGGCGAAATGATGTTTCTGGAAATGCAGCACAGTTAGCTTATTATATGCTGTTTTCCATTTTTCCAATGCTCTTAATTGCAGCAACATTACTTGCTTATCTTCATATTGATAAAGATTCTGTTTTTAATATGATTAAAGAATTCGCGCCAGACCAGATTATGGACTTTTTAGAAGAAAATTTAAATAACTTATTAACGCAGAAAAATGGCGGATTGCTTTCTATCGGGATTATCGCGACTTTATGGTCGGCATCTAATGGCATGAACGCGGTCATGAAATCGCTCAATAAAGCGTATGGCGTAACCAATAAGCGAAATTACGTCGTACAACGATTATTATCAATGTTTTTCACACTCGCAATGCTTGCAACAGTTGGGGCGACCTTGTTGTTACTTGTATTTGGTCAACAAATTGGGATGTTTTTAATTAATCATTTGAATTTCTCGGAGGACTTTCTTAGCTTTTGGAATAATCTTCGTTGGACGGTTACACTCATTGTTATCTTTGTTGTCTTTACCTTTTTATATTGGGTCGCACCAAACCGTCGCAGTACGTTGATTAGTGTTCTACCTGGAGCTTTATTTTCAACAATCGGTTGGACAGTTGCTTCGCTAGGTTTTGCGTATTACGTAAATAATTTCGGCAACTATTCGGCAACGTATGGCAGTATCGGTGTAATTATTATTTTAATGTTATGGTTTTATTTGACCGGTATTATTTTGATGATTGGCGGGGAGCTTAACGCTACACTGGCGATTCGGAAAAAGAAAAAAGAATTAGGCGAAATCAATTGA
- a CDS encoding DUF1128 domain-containing protein, producing the protein MNLETPSQENLNFMLTEITTKLKMVNVGVFENLELDSVDYNALIDIYQLIKRKSTFSPREMQLFAEELRRVRK; encoded by the coding sequence ATGAATCTTGAAACCCCTTCGCAGGAAAACTTGAATTTTATGTTAACTGAAATTACTACTAAACTAAAAATGGTGAATGTTGGTGTTTTTGAAAATCTCGAGCTTGACTCTGTTGATTATAACGCACTTATCGATATTTATCAGCTAATTAAACGCAAATCCACTTTTAGCCCGCGTGAAATGCAATTATTTGCAGAAGAATTACGCCGGGTTCGAAAATAA
- a CDS encoding aminoglycoside N(3)-acetyltransferase has protein sequence MGEKMAIWRTKKPATKQKIVSDLQESGIKKGDTIIFHASMSKAHWICGGPVTVILALQELVGELGNIVMPAQTGQLSDPAKWENPPVPESWWKIIRRETPPFDPLVTPTRGMGVIAETFRTMPDVERSFHPYHSFCAWGKDKEYILAKQPLAKSMGDESPLGKIYQLGAKIILFGVDNNNNTSLHLAEERSNMFPLIENQAAFLKNGEIIWEKYQEIDYNSEVFIALGRAYEKEHDFHPTTIIGAPTKIYDMRDLVDFGTKYFQTKNH, from the coding sequence ATGGGAGAAAAAATGGCTATCTGGCGAACAAAAAAGCCAGCAACAAAACAAAAAATCGTGTCGGACCTACAAGAATCGGGTATTAAAAAGGGAGATACGATTATTTTTCATGCCTCCATGTCAAAAGCACACTGGATTTGCGGTGGTCCAGTTACCGTTATTTTGGCATTGCAAGAACTGGTTGGTGAATTAGGCAATATAGTAATGCCGGCTCAAACAGGTCAATTAAGTGATCCTGCAAAGTGGGAAAATCCGCCAGTTCCTGAAAGTTGGTGGAAAATAATTCGCAGAGAAACACCGCCATTTGATCCGCTTGTAACACCAACTCGTGGAATGGGTGTCATTGCGGAAACTTTTCGTACCATGCCAGATGTTGAGCGGAGTTTTCATCCATACCATTCGTTTTGTGCCTGGGGAAAAGACAAAGAATACATTCTTGCCAAACAGCCACTTGCGAAAAGTATGGGAGACGAATCGCCACTAGGAAAAATATATCAACTTGGTGCGAAAATTATCTTATTTGGGGTAGATAATAATAACAATACTTCACTTCATTTAGCAGAAGAACGCTCCAACATGTTTCCGCTTATCGAAAACCAAGCTGCCTTCCTTAAAAATGGCGAAATCATTTGGGAGAAGTATCAGGAAATTGATTATAATAGTGAAGTGTTTATCGCGTTAGGTCGTGCTTATGAGAAAGAACATGATTTTCACCCAACGACGATTATCGGAGCGCCAACTAAAATCTATGATATGCGAGATTTAGTGGATTTTGGGACCAAGTATTTCCAAACAAAAAACCACTAA